The Populus nigra chromosome 4, ddPopNigr1.1, whole genome shotgun sequence genome contains the following window.
ttcaaatggtatttttatcatttcatgtaGGTATTTTTGTAATTAGCAATTTGACTTAGGGgcatttaattcttttaattaaaatataatattattttaaataaaaagtcgATGGGTACGCGCCAACAAGTGAAAGACTTTCGCTCCCTTCAAGTGGTCAAATTTCACATTCTAAGGCGACGTGCAATGTGTCTAGCTGCCCTCTTCACAATAATGGGGCCCATGTCGTTGTCCCTTACACGGTGGAGCTTCACCAATGTTTTTACTtttccccctcttttctctctttttagccttgaaaaacattatgtccttgcaaaaattaaaaaaaagtgtggtggtttcttaattttatcaaatatattcttcattctttttattatgtcCAATTTGATCTATTTATTTCTCGATTTCATCTCttggtatttgatttttatatcaagtttggtctttattttttttcttatatttttcttgtttttttttcaatttcatccatctaaatttaatttctttttcttgttataaaaattttaacccttattcttttcaattctattttttctttgttttttttagttttactcTTTGTTAATTGGTTGATTGGAAATTTAGCTTCaagatttttttgggtttgcttCTTATGGTTCAATTCAACCTCATGACTTGTGTCATGGGTTTAACAGATTAGATTAAATTGTTTTggtctttctttatctttttttttaaaatttatttttaaaatttttttatcttttaacactGTGATGGTTGGGGATTtgtattcattattttttgactttttttttataaatttatctcgATCTTATGTCCCGAGTCATGGATTTAGCGAGCTTACTAAGGTTGacttgtgtctttttttttatgttttttttgtttaagttttaattttgatccttattcttttgattgtatcaatttattttttaatttcatccattgacatttaatttttatatcaaatttgcgccttattcttttgaatgttatttgtatttttttaattttatccctcaacatttttttatatcaattttggtcttcattcttttcaattctttttttttgttttggatccttttttgttgatttgttttttaattttacccctcattattttttttgattgagAGTttgacttcatgattttttttgttttgacttttATGGTTCAATTCGATCTCATGACCTATGTCACGAGTTTAAGATATTAGACCGTGttggatttagtttttttaagttcttttttaaatttgatttttttttcaattttagcttTCAATATTGTGTTGGTTGGGGATTTGCAAtcgttattttttcacttttctttctatggATTTATCTCGACCTCATGTCCCAGGTTATAAATTTAGCGAGTTTACTaaggttgactcaagttttttttacgttgcttttttatttttttttattttgcaccTTCAACACTTAATTCATTTGATAATGaagcttcatgattttatttaatttgtttttcatggagTTATTTTGGTCTCACAACTAGATCATGGATATAACTTGATGGCTTAGAtaaacttgggttttttttaaaaaaatttcaatttcatcagtcaacattattttttataagatttgagattcatatatatattttttattttactttatatatGATCATCCcgttctcatttaatttttgttttgttaacaaAGAATATCATAGGAaccttttaagaatattaaaaagatatattttcatgttattagcatgtttttttttaattaaattattgtcaattttttatgctttatatgttattgatgtttttttttccaatcatatTATTAGATTAACCAAGTTTATTGAatctaattaaatcaattaatcaaatttatatatattttttaattttttatgttaaataaaaactaatctgGCCTAGCgcaaaatatttatcttatgtTTTCTATTCATTTATGGTTAGTGtatttatatatctatatttgttttcagGAAAAGAGGAGTAAATCGAAATTACTCTTTGTCAAGAATTACAAGTGGCATTTTAGTCAAACCAACTAAATCCGGCCACCATTAAAGTCTCAAACAACCACCAATTTCTTGTATTTGTACCCGCAGctcagaaattaaaataaaaaatccttctTTCCTCCCTTTCTTCAATCTCCTGCGGCAAAGTATTCTtctgagagagagaaagatgggTTGGCTAAGTCGATTCCTAGCAGCGATAGCATTCTTTGCTATAGGCGTGCTCTTTTCTCCAGAAACGTTCGGATCAAAATCGGTCACTCATCTCTCCGCTTACTTGAAGTTGGCTCACCTCCTCTGCTTCTCCACCGCTTTTGGCTCCGCTCTCTGGGTCACTTTCATTGGCGGCATCATCATGTTCAAGTATCAGTTTTAACCCTTgctaattatttcattttcccttctttttttactttaattatgcctaatatataatgatttttctaCGGAAATTCATAATGATAATGAAAACAATTCACTGGGAATGATTGCTTAGCGATGACTAAATCGTGTGGAAATTATCTAGGAACTTGCCGAGGCATCAGTTTGGTAATTTGCAAAGCAAGATGTTTCCTGCGTATTTTTTATTGGTGGGCGTTTGCTGTGCAATCTCTGTGGCAGCGTTTGGTTATCTGCATCCATGGAAATCAGCATCCACTGCAGAGAAGTACCAGCTTGGGTTCTTGCTTTCATCTTTTGCTTTCAATCTCACCAATCTGTTTGTCTTTACTCCAATGACAATTGAGGTATAAATTACATTTTGTTCATATTAGTTATGTGCACTTCAACTCTCGAAGTGTATTAAAATTACCCCTTTCCTCGTTAATTATTGGAAGTAGAATTTTCCTGCCATGTGACTACGTGGAATTCAAAGTGAGGTAGAGCTtgttatcatattatttttcatatcaaattaaaataacattagtGTATTAAAAGtgtattaaaacgatctaaaatcaccaaaaaaataaaaaaaatatcgaaaCAAGGTTCAAAAGCAACACCAAACATGCCAATATATCTTTATTTCGTTGTCTTACGAAACTTGAtgattgttttcattttcaattttcattgttgttttgcactcttttttatttttatttttaaaacatagaaaTAGAAAAGGTTTGCTGCCTCTTGTTCATTGTTCAAATGGTTGAATTGGTTAAATCAACTTGGTCAAatgcttgaatttgttttgattgaCTGGAGATTTTCGTTGGTAAGGTCACGAAAATCCATCatgatttaattgtttaatcttttttattcttccctTGATTCTCAACTacctcttttttgttcttttttttccatcatgatttaattgtttaatcttttttattcttccttgaTTCTCAAAtacttcttttttgttcttttttccctcAAGAAACATGACCAAACTACCAGACacaaaaacttgagttaataaTATTCAATCCCCTGGAAAATACTGTTTGAACTCCGAGGCTGCCATTGACTTTTATGTCCGAGTTTATTGATGCGTTCTGGATTGATTTTGTgaattcttttctttgtttggtggTTTAGATGATGAAGCAAAGGCACAAGGTGGAGCGTGAAGAGAACATTGGGACTGAAGTTGGATGGTCAAAGAACAGGGAAGTGGCGAAGGCCAATCCAAAGCTTGCTGCCATGAACAAGAAATTTGGAATGATTCATGGGTTATCATCCCTTGCTAATATCATGTCATTTGGCAGTCTTGCCATGCACTCGTGGTACTTGGCAGGTAAGATTAATCTGTAATTTGTGATATTCTTGAAAATTAGTTGGCCATGGACTTGTCTACTTTACCATTAGTATTCTCTGATTGTTCCCGTGCCAACTTATATACTCTGAATGTGTCAAGACTAAGAAGTTTGTTGTGAGAACATGCTTAGCAATAAATTCTGCACACCTATTCTCCAAAGTTATTGAATGTGTTTTGATGAACTTCGAGCTTACGTTGTAGATTGAATCTTTTTGATGACCTCTTGCCTATTTCTCCCTACTGTATGCCCCATAGCCAGTAACCTCATAGTATAAACATGTCCTTTTTTTgtgcggtggtggtggtgggattCTCATGCCACGACCTTGATTAGGTCCTGGATCGATTGATATGCTTGAGCAAATCCAGGCTGAtcaattgtttaaaaatacattatactTGTATTATTGAactgaattttgttttgtttaatggCGAATTACATTACGGATTTGGGACAAATTAAGCTTAGTGTTAAAGAAATTAGAGCATGAACTCTGAAATAATGTTACAAGGAGGCCAAGTTTGCAGCAAACCTTAATCCGTTGGAAAGGCCCTGGTGACGTATCTTTATCCATCCTCTTATGGGTCTTGATTATTTCTGAACTTAATTGCCTGTCAGAAGCCCAATAACTAGTTTCAGTGTGGACACAGGTTATTTGGGTTTATCCAGTAGGTACTGATCTTTCCTGTTTTTAACTTTAGAATAAGGTAAGCAGACCCTCTAGAAACAGATGAGTTCCATGTTCATTCTTCCAAGTTATCTGAATTAGGGATGCTCTGTAAACAAATCTCATAGTACTAAAATGTTTGTTATAAAGGGATGGGAAGAAATTTAGTCACCAGATTAGTTTATCTATCTGTTTCTACAAGGACTTGTGATGCGAGTGCAACCCATGAATTGTGGGTCTTTGGGTCTATTTAACAAGAGATCAAAGAGTGCCATGCGTGGGTTCCACACAAAAACTTGTGCTCGTCTCTCTATGATATTTCCGGCCTTTTATCCTACCTCTGCCCCATAAACACCGAAATATCGCAATGATGGTTTGTGCATCTTTTCCATGTCAATGCTTTTCATCTGGATGCTCGGCCCTATTAATCATAGGCCTAACCACCTGTAATGTCACACTCAAAAGTTCTGGCATCTTTCCCTGGAGGTCCACCTTCGACTTTTCGATTGAATTCTCCATCCCGATGTCCCCTCGATTCAAGCATAATAAAGGGCAAATCAATTAACAGAAACTAATTCATATGGGAAAAGATTGTAGCTCCCAACTATGTTCATTATCTCATAAATGGACTgtaatagtcttttttttttaataattaatttgatatttgaactttttttttaacacaatttagtttttttagccCAAACTAAAGTCTAAttgcatatatttttgaaaaaaaggttTGGATTAAAAGTCAGATGATCAAAATAacggatcaaaatgaaaataacagGTAAAATAGGtgatgattttgaattttatataaaaaaattatctactcCCTTATCTTCTTAGGTTTATAGTTGATCTGTCCCTTTaattatctaaaatttaattttggtataaaaatttattttacttatttttcaactctttttttttataaaggaagAGAGAAAGGATATCGGATTCCAACTTAGAGAAAGAAAGTCATCGTTTATGATGATTCATGCCACCAAAACGTTTGAAATTAGTGTCAATGAGTTTCATTTCATGAGAGTAATTTTACTTTGatgttctttttccttctccttaCCCAAGGAGGGAGGTCTGACCGTGATAATATTTTTGGGTTtgggttaattttatttttaagctatTTTCTGATTTTTAGGCTATGTATAGGTTTATCATGGTGTTTTCTAAGTGTTTTGGccttttgagtaaaaaaataggttgaaaatgagtttttttttaaaaaattaaagcctT
Protein-coding sequences here:
- the LOC133690939 gene encoding uncharacterized protein LOC133690939 — protein: MGWLSRFLAAIAFFAIGVLFSPETFGSKSVTHLSAYLKLAHLLCFSTAFGSALWVTFIGGIIMFKNLPRHQFGNLQSKMFPAYFLLVGVCCAISVAAFGYLHPWKSASTAEKYQLGFLLSSFAFNLTNLFVFTPMTIEMMKQRHKVEREENIGTEVGWSKNREVAKANPKLAAMNKKFGMIHGLSSLANIMSFGSLAMHSWYLAGKINL